One Enterococcus silesiacus genomic window carries:
- a CDS encoding peptidase M20 has protein sequence MTTIQEQMPQADMVKWRRYLHRHPELSFHEVETAKYIQKVLADFPNLEVSSLTENSVIAILKGNKPGKTIALRADIDALPIMEEADVDFPSKNPGVMHACGHDTHTAMLLGAAKVLSGMQDKIAGTVKFIFQPAEEEPPGGAKLLVEAGIMDDVDMVFGLHIAPNIPVGMVGTRKGAASAASDVFTLKIQGKGSHGSTPDLSVDPIMIGVEIINNLNNIVSRNISPFDNAVISIGEFNAGKTANVIPDTAKIQGTVRTNNKEVRQFIQKRIEGIIDGICKMYDAAYDLNYLLGYSEVNNDSEATDIVRAVAEKVVGQERMFEAPKMMGGEDFSAYTDVRPGSFFILGGGTAAEGCGYMNHHPKFKIMEECFPVGSGMHAQLILDILGQE, from the coding sequence ATGACAACTATTCAAGAACAAATGCCTCAAGCAGATATGGTGAAATGGAGAAGATATTTACATCGTCATCCGGAATTATCCTTTCATGAAGTTGAAACAGCGAAATATATTCAAAAAGTTTTAGCTGATTTTCCTAACTTAGAGGTCAGCTCGCTGACCGAAAACAGTGTGATTGCTATTTTAAAAGGCAATAAACCAGGGAAAACAATTGCATTAAGAGCCGATATCGATGCCTTGCCGATCATGGAAGAAGCAGACGTTGATTTTCCATCTAAAAATCCTGGTGTGATGCATGCTTGTGGACATGATACACATACAGCGATGCTTTTAGGGGCCGCTAAAGTCTTGAGCGGCATGCAGGATAAAATTGCCGGTACAGTGAAATTTATCTTTCAGCCAGCTGAAGAAGAGCCGCCAGGCGGCGCAAAATTATTAGTTGAAGCCGGTATAATGGATGATGTAGACATGGTTTTTGGTCTGCATATCGCGCCAAATATTCCAGTTGGGATGGTAGGAACAAGAAAAGGCGCCGCTAGTGCGGCTTCTGATGTCTTTACATTGAAAATCCAAGGAAAAGGCTCGCATGGTTCAACACCTGATTTATCTGTCGATCCTATCATGATCGGCGTAGAAATCATTAATAACTTGAATAATATTGTGTCAAGAAATATTAGTCCGTTTGATAATGCAGTTATTTCCATCGGTGAATTCAATGCAGGAAAAACAGCGAATGTCATTCCAGATACAGCAAAAATCCAAGGGACGGTTCGTACGAATAATAAAGAGGTTCGACAGTTTATCCAAAAACGGATCGAAGGAATCATCGATGGTATCTGTAAGATGTATGATGCGGCGTATGACTTAAATTACTTACTAGGTTACAGTGAAGTTAATAATGATAGTGAAGCAACAGATATCGTCAGGGCAGTAGCCGAAAAAGTTGTGGGCCAAGAACGAATGTTTGAAGCACCTAAAATGATGGGTGGCGAAGATTTTTCCGCTTATACGGATGTGAGACCAGGCTCATTCTTCATTTTAGGTGGCGGAACAGCCGCAGAAGGCTGTGGCTATATGAATCATCATCCAAAATTCAAAATCATGGAAGAATGTTTCCCTGTAGGCTCTGGGATGCATGCACAGCTTATTTTGGATATTTTAGGACAAGAATAG
- a CDS encoding XRE family transcriptional regulator, translating into MKKTNVHNNIRKLRFLKDEMTQQQLADLVGVSRQTIVAIEKEKYSPTIEIAFLIARVFDLPLEEVFTYGETDEVDQTRSEEK; encoded by the coding sequence ATGAAAAAAACAAATGTGCACAACAATATACGGAAACTCCGTTTTTTAAAAGATGAAATGACACAGCAGCAATTAGCTGATTTAGTTGGAGTATCAAGACAAACAATCGTCGCAATCGAAAAAGAAAAGTACTCCCCAACCATAGAAATAGCCTTTCTAATTGCGCGAGTTTTCGATTTGCCATTGGAAGAAGTATTCACTTATGGTGAGACTGATGAAGTCGATCAAACACGATCGGAGGAGAAATAA
- a CDS encoding NADPH:quinone reductase, which yields MKAIVCEGYGSSELLKIKEVPTPTVKPNELLIKIGASTVASGDCVVKNAANPFVKIVFGLKRPRNPILGTDLAGVVEQVGKNVKNYKIGDRVIASTGMKFGCHAEYISLNEKKAITLIPENLSYEEAVTLAFGGTAALHFLKKVKIDKHTKILIYGASGAVGSSSIQIAKYFGAEVTGVCSAKNSEMVKSLGADHVLAYTSDAWKVDLEKYDYIFDAVGKTTKADWQNALKDDGNFATIAKGLVRASNADLFRLVELAENGQLKPVIDRVYPMSQIGQAYEYVESGRKKGNVVIEIS from the coding sequence ATGAAAGCAATTGTTTGTGAAGGGTATGGTTCGTCTGAGTTGTTGAAAATAAAAGAGGTGCCAACACCAACAGTAAAACCAAATGAACTTCTTATAAAAATAGGAGCAAGCACTGTAGCTAGTGGCGACTGTGTGGTAAAAAATGCAGCAAATCCTTTCGTTAAGATCGTTTTTGGGCTGAAACGCCCTAGAAATCCTATTTTAGGAACTGATTTGGCTGGTGTGGTGGAGCAAGTGGGCAAAAACGTCAAAAATTACAAAATTGGTGATCGAGTGATCGCATCAACTGGAATGAAGTTTGGCTGCCATGCGGAATATATTTCTTTAAACGAAAAAAAAGCGATCACCTTAATACCAGAAAATTTATCGTACGAAGAAGCTGTCACGCTTGCTTTTGGAGGAACTGCAGCGCTGCATTTCTTAAAAAAAGTAAAAATTGATAAACATACAAAAATTCTGATTTACGGTGCTTCAGGTGCGGTAGGCAGTTCAAGTATACAAATCGCAAAATATTTTGGTGCAGAAGTGACTGGGGTTTGTAGCGCCAAAAATAGTGAGATGGTCAAGTCATTAGGAGCAGATCATGTACTAGCTTATACCAGTGATGCCTGGAAAGTGGATTTAGAAAAATATGATTATATATTTGATGCTGTCGGAAAAACCACAAAAGCAGATTGGCAAAATGCTCTAAAAGATGATGGAAATTTTGCAACAATCGCTAAAGGACTTGTAAGAGCAAGTAATGCGGATTTATTCAGGCTAGTAGAACTAGCGGAAAATGGCCAATTAAAGCCAGTCATTGACAGGGTTTATCCGATGAGTCAAATTGGACAAGCCTATGAGTATGTTGAGTCGGGTCGAAAAAAAGGCAATGTAGTAATAGAAATCAGCTAA
- a CDS encoding UDP-glucose 4-epimerase: MNILVVGGAGYIGSHVVKQLVDTEEHHVVVLDNLQTGHLNAVAQSATFVEGNVKDKTLLRELFTATPFDVVFHFAANSSVEESMKDPLVYFDNNVAGLITLLEVMNEFSVKDIIFSSTAAVYGDTSEQVITEAADIFPKNPYGESKRMMEKIIQWCHSAYRINYVVLRYFNVAGADLSGMIGEDHQPETHLIPIVLEVPLGKREFITIFGNDYDTKDGTTVRDYVHVVDLAEAHLLAMDYLLNGNDSTIFNVGSSVGFSTLEIIQKVEEHTQKKIPIRYGQRRAGDPHSLIASSKKIEALLGWKPKYTNLDSIIDSAWKWHQDHPDGYHS, encoded by the coding sequence ATGAATATTTTAGTGGTCGGAGGAGCAGGTTACATTGGTTCCCATGTCGTCAAACAATTAGTTGATACGGAGGAGCATCACGTCGTTGTTTTAGATAATCTACAAACCGGGCATCTTAATGCAGTCGCTCAATCAGCAACCTTTGTTGAAGGTAATGTCAAAGATAAAACCTTGCTCAGAGAACTTTTCACTGCAACCCCTTTTGATGTTGTCTTTCATTTTGCTGCTAATTCGTCTGTCGAAGAATCTATGAAAGATCCTCTCGTTTATTTTGATAATAATGTCGCTGGTCTGATCACTCTTTTAGAAGTAATGAATGAATTTAGCGTGAAAGACATCATCTTTTCTTCTACCGCAGCGGTATATGGTGATACAAGTGAGCAGGTGATCACAGAAGCGGCTGATATTTTTCCGAAGAATCCTTACGGAGAGAGTAAACGAATGATGGAAAAAATTATTCAGTGGTGTCATTCCGCTTATCGTATCAATTATGTTGTTTTACGCTATTTCAACGTTGCTGGAGCTGATTTGTCTGGTATGATCGGTGAAGATCATCAGCCAGAAACACATCTGATTCCCATTGTTTTAGAAGTACCATTAGGAAAAAGGGAATTTATTACTATATTTGGAAATGATTATGATACGAAAGATGGGACCACAGTTCGAGATTATGTGCATGTGGTAGATTTGGCTGAGGCTCATTTATTGGCGATGGATTATCTATTGAACGGTAACGATAGCACTATTTTTAATGTAGGTAGCTCTGTTGGTTTCTCAACGTTAGAGATCATTCAGAAAGTTGAAGAGCATACTCAGAAAAAAATTCCTATTCGATATGGTCAGCGTAGAGCTGGTGATCCCCATTCGTTGATCGCTTCAAGTAAAAAAATCGAAGCTTTGTTGGGCTGGAAACCTAAGTATACTAATTTGGATTCGATTATTGATAGTGCTTGGAAATGGCATCAGGACCATCCAGACGGGTATCATTCTTAA
- a CDS encoding DNA-binding protein has protein sequence MKIGKLLKESRERKKLTQQELADKFHVTRQTVSRWENEQSYPNLDTLVELSFFFDFSLDEILKGDDLEENKEDGKSE, from the coding sequence ATGAAGATTGGGAAATTATTAAAAGAAAGCAGGGAAAGAAAAAAATTAACACAACAAGAATTAGCGGATAAGTTCCATGTCACGCGACAAACCGTATCAAGATGGGAAAATGAACAATCGTATCCTAATCTAGATACATTAGTTGAACTAAGCTTCTTTTTTGATTTTTCACTTGATGAAATTTTAAAAGGGGATGATCTAGAGGAAAATAAAGAGGATGGAAAGAGTGAATGA